The following are from one region of the Treponema denticola genome:
- a CDS encoding Na+/H+ antiporter NhaC family protein — translation MINPLILSVVAMIVLCLFQVNILVSIIISAVLGGFLGGLSPSEIMNAMVLGMGDNAEIVLSYALLGIIAAAINETFLVDFIALKFYRNLKGKKFLLLFLITLIGIVSESLIPIHISWIPLVLPLLLVIMNSMRLDRRAVACSLTFSLIWPYLIFPIGFGLVFHTIIANAMVQNGLNFKVNDVWKAMLLPAFFLIVGWLVSIFISYRKPRNYDQQGFEFDMEVEVKFGRKEWLSLASIIILCVVQVITGSMVWGCIASITVLLGTATADVRRSNERMHYSMRIMGGVAFIMLAAGGFSKIMIATGSIETLVSDTVAVFGTGKFIMALLMLLIGLLITMGIGTCFGSVPIIAALYVPLGIKLGFSPLAIVCLVGTAAALGDAGSPSSDVTLGPTSGLITDRQHNHIWDTCIPTFLHFNIPLLIGGLIGALIL, via the coding sequence ATGATAAATCCTTTGATCCTTTCTGTTGTTGCTATGATTGTCTTATGTTTATTCCAAGTAAATATTTTAGTCTCGATTATTATTTCTGCCGTATTGGGCGGATTTTTAGGCGGTTTGAGCCCTTCCGAGATAATGAATGCTATGGTTTTAGGAATGGGAGATAATGCCGAGATAGTACTTTCCTATGCCTTACTTGGTATTATTGCTGCTGCAATTAATGAGACCTTTCTTGTTGACTTTATTGCCTTAAAATTTTATAGGAATTTAAAAGGTAAAAAGTTTTTGCTTTTATTTTTGATAACCCTAATCGGTATTGTGTCTGAATCATTAATTCCGATACATATTTCTTGGATACCCCTGGTCCTTCCTCTCCTTTTGGTTATTATGAACAGTATGAGGCTTGACAGACGTGCCGTAGCATGCAGTTTGACTTTTTCTTTAATATGGCCGTATTTGATTTTTCCTATAGGTTTCGGTCTGGTCTTTCATACGATTATAGCTAATGCGATGGTGCAAAACGGCCTTAATTTTAAGGTAAACGATGTTTGGAAGGCTATGCTCTTACCGGCATTCTTCCTTATAGTAGGCTGGCTTGTTTCTATTTTTATTTCTTACCGTAAACCCCGTAACTATGATCAGCAAGGCTTTGAATTTGATATGGAAGTTGAAGTAAAATTTGGAAGAAAAGAATGGTTATCTCTTGCTTCGATTATTATTTTATGTGTAGTTCAGGTAATTACGGGTTCAATGGTATGGGGCTGCATAGCAAGTATAACGGTTTTGCTTGGAACAGCTACAGCAGATGTACGCCGATCAAATGAAAGAATGCACTATAGTATGAGAATTATGGGCGGTGTTGCTTTTATAATGCTTGCTGCAGGAGGTTTTTCAAAGATTATGATTGCAACTGGCAGTATAGAAACACTTGTTTCCGATACTGTTGCCGTATTCGGAACCGGTAAATTTATTATGGCTCTTTTAATGCTTTTGATAGGCTTACTCATTACGATGGGTATAGGAACCTGTTTCGGCAGTGTTCCGATAATTGCAGCCCTATATGTTCCTTTAGGAATAAAATTAGGTTTCAGTCCTCTTGCTATTGTCTGTCTTGTCGGAACAGCCGCTGCTCTGGGCGATGCCGGTTCTCCATCCTCTGATGTTACATTGGGCCCGACAAGCGGTTTGATTACAGACCGTCAGCATAATCATATTTGGGATACATGTATTCCTACATTTTTACACTTTAATATTCCATTATTGATTGGCGGCTTAATAGGTGCCTTGATCCTATAA
- a CDS encoding PadR family transcriptional regulator yields the protein MIFSINTGLLEACVLALLKDSDSYGYKLTQDVKSLLPISESTLYPVLKRLQTSGYLETYDQPIDGRNRKYYKITPAGLRQHELYIGEWKSYKELIDKIFKGTAL from the coding sequence ATGATTTTTTCGATAAATACGGGCTTGCTTGAAGCCTGCGTTCTAGCCCTTTTAAAAGACTCGGATTCTTACGGCTACAAACTAACGCAGGATGTCAAAAGCCTTCTTCCAATATCGGAATCTACCTTATACCCTGTTCTAAAAAGACTGCAAACAAGCGGATATTTGGAAACCTACGACCAGCCTATCGACGGGCGGAACCGTAAGTACTATAAAATAACGCCTGCGGGATTAAGGCAGCATGAACTCTACATTGGAGAATGGAAGTCCTATAAGGAACTAATAGACAAGATTTTTAAGGGCACAGCCCTTTAG
- a CDS encoding DUF4097 family beta strand repeat-containing protein, translating into MTKDQFLTELNSYLSVLKPEDRKNTIEFYEEYFEDAENEEAAIEELGAPKKLAEEIIDFHKTSYKGENTQVSQQFSPDESISEIILNITAAKVLINASQEEKIEYTTQNIADDDFSAKIENGKLIIKEKPVFFFSKKGFVSFLENFNINTSFNAGKREILINIPKDTHLEKLEFNSQMGSLKIEEVNVEIIEGYTTCGNFSVKSGLHKKIDFNTSAGSINISDMDIETMKLSSSAGAIKFENIKAGNISASTGAGTIDFIKTESSYINANSGAGNITGNELKSDRGKFNTGAGTNKFQKCDFNEAILNTGAGSIIFQGNLHSYAKINSAIGSVDLNLPDKVENYDINIFSKQGSVKLNGKNIEGRGDRLNLGSKTSDTNIKISTTFGKIKISTREGE; encoded by the coding sequence ATGACAAAGGACCAATTTTTAACTGAACTTAATTCTTATCTTTCGGTTTTAAAACCTGAAGACAGAAAAAATACTATCGAGTTTTATGAAGAATACTTTGAAGATGCCGAAAACGAAGAAGCGGCAATTGAAGAACTTGGAGCACCTAAAAAACTTGCAGAGGAGATTATAGATTTTCATAAAACCTCATATAAGGGTGAAAACACTCAAGTCTCCCAGCAGTTTTCGCCCGATGAAAGCATTTCGGAAATTATTTTAAACATAACAGCCGCAAAAGTTTTAATAAATGCTTCTCAAGAAGAAAAAATTGAGTATACTACTCAAAATATTGCGGATGATGATTTTTCGGCAAAGATTGAAAACGGAAAGCTTATAATAAAGGAAAAGCCCGTTTTCTTTTTCAGCAAAAAAGGCTTTGTTTCCTTTTTGGAAAATTTTAACATAAACACCTCTTTTAATGCAGGCAAAAGAGAAATCCTCATAAACATTCCCAAAGATACTCATCTTGAAAAACTCGAATTTAATTCCCAGATGGGTTCTTTAAAAATAGAAGAAGTAAATGTCGAAATCATTGAAGGCTACACAACATGCGGGAATTTTTCGGTAAAAAGCGGTCTACACAAAAAAATAGATTTTAATACTTCTGCAGGTTCCATAAATATAAGCGATATGGATATTGAAACTATGAAGCTTTCTTCTTCGGCAGGTGCTATAAAATTCGAAAACATAAAAGCCGGTAATATTTCCGCATCGACAGGGGCAGGAACAATTGACTTTATAAAAACCGAAAGCTCCTACATCAATGCAAATTCGGGAGCCGGAAATATAACGGGAAACGAATTAAAATCGGATAGAGGAAAATTCAATACGGGGGCAGGAACGAATAAATTCCAAAAATGTGATTTTAATGAAGCCATATTAAACACCGGAGCAGGAAGCATAATATTCCAAGGAAATTTACACAGTTATGCTAAAATCAATTCTGCCATAGGTTCGGTAGATCTTAATTTGCCTGATAAAGTAGAAAATTACGATATAAATATTTTTTCTAAACAAGGCAGTGTAAAACTAAATGGGAAAAATATTGAAGGACGAGGAGACAGGCTTAACCTCGGAAGTAAAACTTCAGATACCAATATAAAGATCAGCACTACTTTCGGAAAAATTAAAATAAGTACTCGGGAAGGAGAATAA
- a CDS encoding DUF1700 domain-containing protein, giving the protein MKRREFIEELEDRLRHLPYKDRKEAIKFYEEYFDEAGSENEQNVIDELRSPAHIASKILSDYAIKEAEGARKSARGGLRALWFTILGIFAAPIAIPLAVILTVVIVLLCVGLCVASIALVFGGGILAVFAFGMLFVDFGTGILLIGAILIAIGFTRLLYLFVTAIIRKISQLVKKI; this is encoded by the coding sequence ATGAAAAGAAGAGAATTCATTGAAGAGCTTGAGGACAGGCTTCGGCATCTGCCCTATAAGGATAGAAAGGAAGCAATTAAATTCTATGAAGAATATTTTGATGAGGCAGGAAGTGAAAATGAGCAAAATGTCATAGACGAGCTTAGAAGCCCTGCCCACATTGCTTCAAAAATTCTTTCGGACTATGCAATAAAAGAAGCCGAAGGAGCAAGAAAATCTGCAAGGGGAGGTTTAAGAGCCTTATGGTTTACAATCCTCGGAATCTTTGCAGCTCCGATTGCAATACCGCTGGCTGTAATTCTTACCGTAGTAATAGTTCTTCTATGTGTAGGACTTTGCGTTGCCTCTATTGCCCTTGTTTTCGGCGGCGGTATATTGGCAGTATTCGCTTTCGGTATGCTTTTTGTAGACTTCGGTACGGGCATTCTTTTAATAGGAGCTATTTTAATAGCCATAGGTTTTACCAGACTTTTATACCTTTTTGTTACTGCGATTATAAGAAAAATATCGCAGCTGGTAAAAAAAATTTAA
- a CDS encoding DUF4097 family beta strand repeat-containing protein, which yields MKKIGKTILIILLGLMLVGIGYSLGGRFFYRSKRRIRERNFIDRAYNKIMSAGKSMEDGIEDMAENIESWEDDMDEYFGDEYEKDETISLDGIKNFFLKAEVGEVRIEISDRADEASYKIQRINPKYFDVEKKGDTISFEDNTPSKFFKNLGFNFKNNSPKIYISLPRNIVFNNFEIKSGVGELDIHDINVEKFNLSAGVGEVNIYDAKISKDAEIKAGVGEVSFKDSTVTNMDIKSGVGSFSFSGTALGKTSVKGGIGEVDLKINGSEKDYDFDVSAGLGEVIINGKKSKTFLADRQKSGSIAQNSITVKGGIGSVRIRFKD from the coding sequence ATGAAAAAAATAGGAAAGACAATTTTAATTATTCTTTTGGGACTTATGCTTGTCGGCATAGGTTATAGTTTAGGCGGAAGATTTTTTTATAGATCTAAGCGTAGAATTCGTGAACGGAATTTTATTGACAGAGCATATAATAAAATTATGTCGGCGGGCAAGAGTATGGAAGACGGCATAGAAGATATGGCAGAAAATATAGAATCTTGGGAGGATGATATGGACGAGTATTTTGGAGATGAATACGAAAAAGATGAAACAATCAGCTTGGATGGAATTAAGAATTTTTTTCTTAAGGCAGAAGTCGGAGAGGTAAGAATAGAAATAAGCGATCGCGCGGATGAAGCCTCATATAAAATTCAACGGATTAATCCCAAGTATTTCGATGTAGAAAAAAAAGGAGACACAATCAGTTTTGAAGACAACACTCCTTCAAAGTTTTTTAAGAATCTTGGTTTTAATTTTAAAAACAATTCGCCTAAAATATATATCAGCCTGCCGCGGAATATCGTATTTAATAATTTTGAAATAAAGAGCGGGGTCGGAGAACTCGATATTCACGATATCAATGTAGAAAAATTTAATCTTTCAGCAGGAGTCGGAGAAGTAAATATTTATGATGCAAAGATTTCAAAGGATGCCGAAATCAAAGCCGGAGTCGGCGAAGTAAGCTTTAAGGATTCGACAGTAACCAATATGGATATAAAATCCGGTGTCGGCTCATTTAGCTTTTCGGGTACGGCCCTGGGTAAGACTTCAGTCAAGGGAGGAATAGGCGAAGTAGATCTTAAAATAAATGGTTCCGAAAAAGATTATGATTTTGATGTAAGTGCAGGTTTAGGAGAGGTTATAATAAACGGTAAAAAATCAAAAACCTTTTTAGCCGATAGGCAAAAAAGCGGTTCAATCGCCCAAAACTCAATTACCGTCAAAGGCGGAATAGGTTCGGTAAGAATCAGGTTTAAGGATTAA
- a CDS encoding Rpn family recombination-promoting nuclease/putative transposase, whose product MSTANRKYKDSVFVDLFSEDEKAKENFLSLYNALHGTNLQLSCPVENIRLDNVMYMNIINDVSCLVDNKIIVLAEHQSTINENMPLRFLEYIARLYEKLQAPTDRYLRKLSKIPTPEFYVFYNGKEDYPETTVLKLSDAFIIKPEKVPLELTVQVLNINTDKANKILTVCKPLEEYSLFVEEVRKQTQLDPENGFTNAVKICIEKDILKEYLQRKSREVINMLVAEYDYDTDIAVQREESLRIGIQQGIQQGIQRGIQQGFSDGAYQKAIETAKNLFRLGLSIENIAEATGLTKEEIESI is encoded by the coding sequence ATGAGTACGGCAAACAGAAAATACAAGGACTCAGTCTTTGTCGATCTTTTCAGTGAAGACGAAAAGGCTAAAGAGAATTTTTTGTCTCTTTATAATGCCTTGCACGGCACAAATCTACAACTGTCTTGCCCTGTAGAAAATATAAGGCTTGACAATGTTATGTATATGAACATAATAAACGATGTTTCCTGCCTTGTCGACAATAAGATTATTGTTCTTGCCGAACACCAATCCACTATAAACGAGAATATGCCTTTGCGTTTTTTAGAATACATAGCAAGGCTCTATGAAAAGTTGCAAGCTCCGACCGATAGATATTTAAGAAAGCTGTCTAAAATACCTACGCCGGAATTCTATGTTTTCTATAACGGCAAGGAAGATTACCCTGAAACTACAGTTCTAAAGTTATCTGATGCGTTTATAATAAAACCGGAAAAAGTGCCGCTGGAGCTTACAGTGCAAGTTTTAAACATTAACACTGATAAGGCAAACAAAATCCTAACAGTGTGCAAGCCGCTTGAAGAATACAGCCTCTTTGTTGAAGAGGTAAGAAAGCAAACACAACTAGACCCGGAAAACGGCTTTACCAATGCGGTAAAGATATGTATAGAAAAAGACATCTTAAAAGAATATTTACAGAGAAAATCACGGGAGGTAATCAATATGTTAGTAGCCGAATACGATTATGATACGGATATTGCAGTACAAAGAGAAGAAAGTCTAAGGATTGGCATACAACAAGGAATACAGCAAGGAATACAACGAGGAATACAGCAAGGTTTCTCCGATGGGGCATACCAAAAAGCCATCGAAACAGCAAAGAATTTGTTCCGCTTAGGACTGTCAATTGAGAATATAGCAGAAGCTACAGGCCTTACCAAAGAGGAAATCGAAAGCATTTGA
- the ruvA gene encoding Holliday junction branch migration protein RuvA — MFNSISGILSGKTTDSVYVENSGIEWEIFVSALALDALGTVGKEVKVYTWLYHREDQMRLFGFPNQAERSLFLDLTKVEGVGPRQALKIMSGLNSSSLEKALEEGDIDTLQKAPGVGKKTAQKMILVLKGKLTNLNEVSSKGQASVSCEYEDIVTALTEMGFERKSVIVQVEKIAEEMKAAGSDPLKNEEELFRRSIVALS; from the coding sequence ATGTTTAACAGCATTTCAGGAATTTTAAGCGGTAAAACAACCGATTCCGTCTATGTTGAAAATTCAGGTATTGAGTGGGAAATCTTTGTTTCGGCCTTGGCCCTCGATGCCTTAGGCACTGTCGGAAAAGAGGTAAAGGTTTATACATGGCTTTATCACAGGGAAGATCAGATGAGGCTTTTCGGTTTTCCCAATCAGGCAGAACGCTCCTTGTTTTTGGATCTTACAAAGGTTGAGGGGGTAGGGCCCCGTCAAGCCTTAAAGATAATGTCGGGGCTTAATTCCTCTTCCCTTGAAAAAGCCTTGGAGGAGGGCGACATTGACACCCTTCAAAAAGCTCCCGGAGTAGGCAAAAAGACTGCCCAAAAAATGATTCTTGTCCTAAAAGGAAAACTTACCAATCTAAACGAGGTTTCCTCAAAGGGGCAGGCTTCCGTTTCTTGCGAATATGAAGACATCGTTACAGCCTTAACCGAAATGGGCTTTGAAAGAAAATCCGTAATCGTCCAAGTCGAAAAAATAGCCGAAGAAATGAAGGCCGCAGGTTCCGATCCTCTTAAAAACGAAGAAGAACTTTTTAGACGCTCAATCGTAGCTTTGAGCTGA
- the ruvC gene encoding crossover junction endodeoxyribonuclease RuvC: protein MGILKAASGKKNLRPCVIGIDPGLANTGYGIISFSNNRFECIEYGSISTEPHLVQGERLLKIFDRVSALIEKYRPKEAGIETLYFAKNATSAMSVSEARGVVLLALAQGRVRVGEYAPNSIKKAVTGIAQAEKRQIQEAVKLILGLKEIPRPDHAADALAAAITKINLGDVGEVRAYV from the coding sequence ATGGGTATTTTAAAAGCAGCTTCAGGCAAAAAAAATCTCCGCCCCTGCGTTATCGGGATTGATCCTGGCTTGGCAAATACGGGCTATGGAATTATAAGTTTTTCAAATAACCGCTTTGAGTGTATAGAATACGGCTCAATAAGTACCGAGCCCCATTTAGTCCAAGGGGAAAGGCTTTTAAAAATTTTCGATAGGGTTTCGGCTCTTATTGAAAAATACAGGCCTAAGGAGGCCGGAATCGAAACCTTATATTTTGCAAAAAATGCAACGAGTGCAATGTCCGTTTCGGAAGCCCGCGGCGTAGTTCTTTTGGCTCTGGCTCAAGGGCGGGTGAGGGTAGGAGAGTATGCTCCCAATTCCATTAAAAAAGCCGTAACGGGTATTGCTCAAGCCGAAAAAAGGCAGATACAGGAAGCCGTAAAATTGATTTTAGGTCTAAAGGAAATTCCTAGACCTGACCATGCGGCCGATGCCTTGGCTGCTGCCATTACAAAAATAAATTTAGGAGATGTAGGGGAGGTACGGGCTTATGTTTAA
- a CDS encoding insulinase family protein, which yields MSDLIHGFEIISKNPLPEFNAVGVYARHKKTGLELYHILNDDDENLFSYNFMTSSPNSTGVAHIIEHTVLCGSKNYPLKDPFMVLAKQSVNTFLNAMTYPDKTVYPASSLVEADYFNLMSVYGDAVFFPNLDEWAFKQEGHRFELDENGNMSVQGVVLNEMRANYSDFDGVMYDWVAASICQGSIYAKDSGGSPLEIPDLTYEEYKTFHKKYYHPVNCRIFLMGNIPTEKQMKFLEEKFLSKFEAAEKPPFVPPIEPYAEPRFFSVPAPAGGPAPAGDTASAEEMTKDSVMLNWLLPETSDTEKLMQAYLIGEVLIGHSGACLNKVLLESGIGEDLYPYNGIGKSLRNITLTIGMKGIKKGTHEDFKKLILNALEELVKKGIDPKEIETAVHSIDFSNREIRRNYGPFGINLMERAMAGWTYGVSPEKTLQYTPVFEKVKKDLASDKRYIEKLIEKYLIKNKHHALVRVYPDADFCKRLDESLEKRAENFNAGLTEDARRAMLKEQERMNEFKQKSDSPEMLALIPHLSKKDLPPLPPPIDEEIAFIGNVPLVMHEQPTNGIGYFQLAFPVDGLSEEDYKYLPLLSSCLTGMGTENLVWSEVSSRLANLLGSFSASAGVFTANKNLSLCKNADKIRLSDIAGRDWLFVSGKILGELIPEAVCFVLQFLNEISFDDKKRLNDLVTQRKNDFESLLALDGNSLALLRASAPLSEKNARREMLSGLSQLKFLRELYLKVKEDNSKKADSESADSELNKLSNKLSAVYKSIIKSGLIIEVTGTKENLAALKTAFEKNLRGFKAPDKTDKIVFENPFKFKPSEKKRLELIPASLQVGFAVSVFKAAAFGSKEQASQLILCKWLSSGPMWEKIRSIGGAYGAFTVPMSLEELLAFVSYRDPNPINSLSEFLNSIDETFTQDFSEEMIEKLITGRYSKEIIPMTPAGRGAAAFRDLLSGISYSEKKEVVEKMLETTAEDLRNCAKKLSVQRDSLSSVVLASDSALAQKETIKELYPEPLLSERV from the coding sequence ATGAGCGACCTTATTCACGGCTTTGAAATTATAAGCAAAAATCCCTTACCCGAATTTAATGCTGTAGGCGTTTATGCGAGACATAAAAAGACGGGGCTTGAACTTTATCATATTTTAAACGATGACGATGAAAATCTTTTTTCATATAATTTTATGACGAGTTCTCCCAATTCGACGGGGGTGGCTCATATTATCGAGCACACGGTTTTATGCGGCTCTAAAAACTACCCGCTTAAAGACCCCTTTATGGTTTTGGCAAAGCAGAGCGTTAATACCTTTTTAAATGCCATGACCTATCCCGATAAGACAGTCTATCCCGCAAGCTCCTTGGTTGAGGCCGATTATTTTAACCTAATGTCGGTTTACGGGGATGCTGTCTTCTTTCCCAACCTTGACGAATGGGCTTTTAAGCAGGAAGGACATCGCTTTGAGCTGGACGAAAACGGAAATATGAGCGTTCAGGGAGTTGTCTTAAACGAGATGAGGGCTAATTATTCCGACTTTGACGGGGTAATGTATGATTGGGTAGCAGCTTCTATTTGTCAGGGAAGCATCTATGCCAAGGATTCGGGCGGCTCTCCCTTGGAGATTCCCGATTTAACTTATGAAGAATACAAGACCTTTCACAAAAAATATTATCATCCCGTAAACTGTCGAATTTTTTTAATGGGAAATATTCCGACCGAAAAGCAGATGAAATTTTTAGAAGAAAAATTTCTTTCTAAATTTGAAGCTGCCGAAAAGCCTCCCTTTGTGCCGCCGATTGAGCCCTATGCCGAGCCCCGTTTCTTTTCGGTACCTGCCCCCGCCGGCGGCCCTGCTCCGGCAGGTGATACTGCTTCCGCCGAGGAGATGACTAAGGATTCCGTAATGCTTAACTGGCTTCTCCCCGAAACTTCGGATACCGAAAAACTTATGCAGGCCTATCTTATAGGAGAGGTTTTAATCGGGCACAGCGGAGCCTGCTTAAATAAGGTCTTATTGGAATCGGGAATAGGGGAAGACCTTTATCCTTATAACGGCATAGGAAAAAGCCTTAGAAACATTACCCTAACAATAGGAATGAAGGGAATTAAAAAGGGAACGCATGAGGATTTTAAAAAGCTGATTCTTAATGCTCTTGAAGAGCTTGTAAAAAAAGGAATCGACCCTAAGGAGATTGAAACGGCCGTTCATTCTATAGATTTTAGCAATAGAGAAATAAGAAGAAACTACGGGCCCTTCGGCATTAACCTGATGGAGCGTGCTATGGCAGGCTGGACATACGGGGTAAGTCCCGAAAAAACTCTTCAATACACTCCTGTTTTTGAAAAGGTAAAAAAAGACCTTGCCTCAGATAAAAGATACATCGAAAAACTGATTGAAAAGTATTTAATAAAGAATAAACATCATGCTCTTGTAAGAGTTTACCCCGATGCGGATTTTTGCAAACGCTTGGACGAAAGTCTGGAAAAAAGGGCTGAAAATTTTAATGCAGGTTTAACTGAGGATGCTCGCAGGGCAATGCTCAAAGAGCAGGAGAGGATGAACGAGTTTAAACAAAAAAGCGATTCCCCTGAAATGCTCGCCCTTATTCCCCATCTTTCAAAGAAAGACCTGCCTCCTCTTCCGCCTCCGATAGATGAAGAAATAGCCTTTATCGGAAATGTTCCCCTTGTTATGCATGAGCAGCCTACAAATGGGATAGGTTATTTTCAATTGGCTTTTCCTGTAGACGGTTTAAGCGAAGAAGATTATAAATATCTGCCCCTTCTTTCAAGTTGTCTTACGGGAATGGGAACCGAAAACCTTGTATGGAGCGAGGTTTCTTCCAGGCTTGCAAATTTACTTGGAAGCTTTTCGGCAAGTGCCGGTGTTTTTACGGCAAACAAGAATCTTTCTTTATGTAAAAATGCGGATAAGATAAGGCTCTCCGATATAGCCGGAAGGGATTGGCTTTTTGTTTCAGGGAAGATACTCGGCGAATTGATTCCTGAAGCTGTCTGCTTTGTTTTGCAGTTTTTAAACGAAATTTCTTTTGACGATAAAAAACGCTTAAACGATTTGGTAACCCAGAGGAAAAACGATTTTGAAAGCCTCCTCGCCCTTGACGGAAACAGCCTCGCTCTTCTTAGGGCTAGTGCACCCCTGTCCGAAAAAAATGCACGGAGAGAGATGCTTTCGGGATTAAGTCAGCTTAAATTTTTGAGGGAGCTTTATTTAAAAGTTAAGGAAGATAATTCTAAAAAAGCCGACTCTGAAAGCGCTGATTCCGAATTGAATAAATTATCAAACAAATTGAGTGCCGTATATAAATCGATTATAAAATCAGGTTTGATTATTGAAGTTACCGGTACAAAAGAAAATCTGGCCGCTTTAAAAACTGCCTTTGAAAAAAACTTAAGAGGTTTTAAGGCTCCCGATAAAACCGATAAGATTGTCTTTGAAAATCCATTTAAATTTAAGCCTTCCGAAAAAAAGAGGTTGGAACTTATTCCGGCTTCTCTTCAAGTAGGTTTTGCAGTTTCGGTTTTTAAGGCTGCAGCTTTCGGTTCAAAGGAGCAAGCCTCACAGTTAATCCTGTGTAAATGGCTTTCAAGTGGCCCGATGTGGGAAAAGATAAGAAGCATAGGAGGAGCCTACGGTGCCTTTACCGTTCCTATGTCCTTGGAAGAACTTTTAGCCTTTGTTTCCTACAGGGATCCGAACCCGATAAATTCTCTTTCCGAATTTTTAAACTCAATAGACGAGACATTTACCCAAGACTTTTCGGAAGAGATGATAGAAAAGCTTATTACGGGAAGATACAGCAAGGAGATCATTCCTATGACTCCTGCAGGACGAGGGGCGGCAGCCTTTAGGGATCTTCTTTCGGGTATTTCATATTCCGAAAAAAAAGAAGTTGTTGAAAAGATGTTGGAAACTACGGCTGAGGACTTGCGTAATTGTGCAAAAAAATTATCGGTTCAACGGGATTCCCTTTCTTCCGTAGTCTTGGCTTCCGATTCGGCTCTTGCCCAAAAAGAAACTATAAAAGAACTTTATCCCGAGCCCCTTCTTTCGGAGAGGGTTTGA
- a CDS encoding BrnT family toxin encodes MTESSGRFEWDNEKNNINIKKYGIDFAEILPVFDDPYFYEIYDINHSVEEERFVGIGTVDGILVVVVCYTERGKIRLISARRATRLEKEVYYEKRKTING; translated from the coding sequence ATGACAGAATCTTCAGGCCGTTTCGAATGGGATAACGAAAAAAACAATATAAATATAAAAAAGTACGGTATTGATTTTGCGGAAATTTTACCTGTTTTTGATGATCCGTATTTTTACGAAATATATGATATAAATCATTCTGTCGAAGAAGAACGCTTTGTGGGAATTGGTACAGTTGACGGAATTCTTGTAGTTGTTGTATGTTATACCGAACGCGGTAAAATACGGCTTATTTCAGCTCGTAGAGCAACAAGATTGGAAAAAGAGGTGTATTATGAAAAAAGAAAAACTATTAACGGCTGA
- a CDS encoding WecB/TagA/CpsF family glycosyltransferase, which translates to MAVKRINFLNVPLDVLHEEDIEETVMSLLNKEGPQQIIFMTIWDVLRARRNGEFRNMVKEAALCLPVSKSLIRGARFLKKDVPVRRQQFSVVIDFLNVIDSHYKSLYLFGGRQESLLVAEKNVRSTFPGLRLVGRFAGYYHKSMEPHIISAISKAAPSVVIIGKGVPGGRKWIYRNKEHFNSGIFIRYANLIDIFSKFKKRPSEKLFNSGWDFIIPVLKNPFRIFTFFGYIWYNILLLFYRLFRKG; encoded by the coding sequence GTGGCTGTAAAAAGAATTAATTTTTTAAATGTTCCGCTTGATGTTTTACATGAAGAAGATATAGAAGAAACCGTGATGTCTCTTTTAAATAAAGAAGGGCCGCAGCAGATTATCTTTATGACTATCTGGGATGTTCTTAGAGCACGCCGCAACGGAGAGTTTAGAAATATGGTTAAAGAAGCGGCTCTTTGTTTGCCTGTTTCAAAAAGCCTGATACGCGGTGCCCGTTTTTTAAAAAAAGATGTCCCCGTAAGAAGACAGCAGTTTTCGGTAGTTATAGATTTTCTAAACGTAATAGATTCCCACTATAAGAGCCTCTATCTTTTCGGAGGCCGGCAGGAAAGTCTTCTCGTCGCCGAAAAAAACGTTAGAAGCACATTTCCCGGGCTGCGCTTGGTTGGCCGCTTTGCCGGTTACTATCATAAATCGATGGAGCCCCATATTATTTCGGCTATTTCAAAAGCAGCTCCTTCCGTAGTCATTATAGGAAAGGGAGTCCCCGGCGGAAGAAAATGGATTTACCGCAACAAGGAGCATTTTAATTCCGGAATCTTTATCCGCTATGCAAACCTAATCGATATTTTTTCCAAATTTAAAAAACGCCCCTCCGAAAAACTTTTTAATTCCGGATGGGATTTTATAATTCCCGTGCTTAAAAATCCTTTTAGAATATTTACTTTTTTCGGTTATATTTGGTATAATATTTTGCTCTTATTTTATAGACTGTTTAGAAAAGGGTAA